DNA sequence from the Streptomyces sp. HUAS 15-9 genome:
CCACGTTGCTCGCCCTGTTGTTCCCGTTCGCCGCGACGGTGACCCTGGACGCACCGGCCCAGGCCCTGACGCTGCTCGGCCGGTTGAGGCGCAACGGCTGGAAGGCCGCCGCCGGAGCCGCCGCGCTGGCGGTCGTCGCGGGCGGGCTGACATCCGTGGCGGCCCGCCCGCACGACACTTCGACGACGGTGGCCAGTTCGGTGCCCTCGGAAGTCAACTCACCCACACGGCCGACCTCTTCGCCTTCCACGTCCGCGACCGGTGCATCCCCCACGGCCGACACCACCCCGACCGCAACCCCCTCGGACAGCCCGACGGCCTCACCCACCCCCACCATGAGTACCGCCCCGCCGACGGAGCCCCCCGCACCGACGACCGCCGGCCCGGCCAAGCCCACATCCGGCACGATCACGATCACCATCGGCTCCTGGCAGCGGGGGCAGACCCCCGGCACGCTGGTCGCCGACGTCACCGTCGACACGACCGGCACCGCGCCCGTGACCGTCACGGCCGACTACTACGTGGACACGCCCGCCGATCCCTACGGCAACCAGACCCAGAAGCTGTCCGGCAGCACGCACTACCCCGTGACCTTCGTGGCCGACTTCTCCAACCACCCGTGCCGGGGCACCTGGATGGTCACGCTCACCAGCACTCCGGCGGCCGCGAACGGACCGCAGACGGCCTCCCTGGACGCGCCGCCGTGCTGAGCGCCGTACCGAGCGAGAACGAGAACGGACCGACATGACGACAGCCACCACCGTCGCCGGGCGACCCCTGTCGGGCTGGTCGCGCGATGCCCGCCACGGCACCTGGCACGCGCTGCTCCCGGCCGGGTCCGGCGAGCCCGCGCTCGGCGCGCTGCGCGTCGACCGTGCCCTGCTCGCCCCGGAAGGCACGCGCGAGCGGCTCGCGGCCGCGGTGCTCGCCGTGGCCAGGCTCCGGCTGCCCGGGGTGCTCGGCACGGTCGACCTCGTCGCGGAGGCCGGGGACGTCTGGCTGATCACCGCCCGGCCACCGGCTCCCACGCTCGCGGACCTGCTGGCCGACGGGGGACCGGCCCTCGACGCGGGCAGCGCGGCCAGCGTCCTGAACGAGACCGCGCAGACCCTGCTCGCGCTCCACGCGGCCGGCCTCGCCCACGGGGCCCTGGACACGGACACCGTCGTGCTCGCCCCCGACGGCGTCGCCCTGCTCGCCGGGGCCGCACTGGGCACGGTGCTGGGCGACACCCTGGACGGCACGCGTGCTCGCGAGGCCGACATCGTGGCCTGGGCCGGGCTGTGCCGCACTCTCGGCGAGGCCTGGGCGCCAGCCGGCACGCCCGCGGAGGCCCTGTTCGCACACTGCTCCACCACGGCCGCTGCCGAGGGCCTCGCGGCGGCCCGAGCGGCACTGGTCGCGGGGCGAGCGGCACTTCCGGCGGACTTCCTGCGCCGTACGGCACTCCGCGCGGCGGTGGCAGAGGCGGCACCGGAGATCACCGAGGTGCCATCGGCATCGCCGTCGCCGTCGCCATCGGCGGAGGGCACGGGGGCGGACAGCGGGGGCGCCGACTCCGCCCCCGCCGCCCCCACCGCCGCCCCGGACGACCAGGCCACCGTCCTCGGCAGACGCAACCGCAACCGTGTCCCGGCCGAATCCCCGGCGGCCGCACCGCCCCCGACCTCGGAGGACGACGACGAGATCCTTCTGCGCTTCGGCCCCGGCATCCCCGTGGAGGCCCAGGACACCCTCCGCGCGCAGTGGCGCACCGCGCACCTGCCCCCCGACCGCCGCCAACGCCGAAGGCGCCGGGGCTGGATCGCCACGACCGCTGTCCTGACGATCGCGGCGGTCCTGCTCTGGCTGCTCCTCCGTCCGAGCCCCGCCCCGACGGTCACGGCCGTCGAAGTCCAGGCGCCCACCGGGCGGTTGCACTGCGGTCAGACCGCCGATCTGGTGGGCGTCGTGACCACCGACGGCCGCGGCGGCCCGGTGACGTACCACTGGCTGCGCAGCGACGGCCATGACTCCGGCGAGCTGGTGCACATGGCCCACCGCGGAGACCGCAGGGTCACCGTGCACCTGCGCTGGACGGTCCGCGGCCCCGGCAGCTTCCGGGGCACCGCGCGCCTGCGGATCGCGCACCAGCGAAAGCCGGTCGAGGCGCGGGCGACCTTCCGCTACGCCTGCTCCTGACGGCCCGACCGGCTGTCCTGGTCGGGGGCTGAGGAACATCCGTGTCAGATCGTGCGCCAAGCCGTCTCAGGGCTGATTGGGCCTTTGACCTGGAGTGAGTGGGCGTCGGAGCCTTCGTGGGTCGTTGTTGTCGATCTTCGGAGAGCTGTTGTAGCGGTCGAGTTTCTGACGGATGAACAGGCGGCACGGTACGGGTCGTTTCACGAGGTGCCCTCGCGGGCGGAGCTGGAGCGGTACTTCTTCCTGGACGACGCGGACCGGGACCCGCGCTCGGAACACCCGCCCGTCCAGGACAGCACGGCGCCGCGGCGGGCGTTCCAGGTGTTCACCGCCGAGCGGCCCCACAGCAGCTCCAGCGCCTCGCCGATCTCGGCGTCGTCCACCGAGGCGAGCGGCCGGCCCTCGCCGATGCGCTCGGCGGTCTTCCCGACGGCGATGCCGTGGTTCCGCACGGTGTTCGGGTTGCCGAGCGAATCGAGGAACAGGTCGGCCGCCGTCCGGACGATCAACGCCTTCCCGGTCGGCAGCTGAACAAGCGTGGGCACCGCTTTCCCCGTGCCGCAGACAACAGGGCCGCTTCGCGCAGTGGCCGAAGAGCATTGCCGCAGGTGACGGATCAAGCTACCGCAGATATTGGGGGGTTATCCGGGGGACGACTTCAGACCGGCCCCGCCGCCGACGCGCAGTCAGCCGCCCACCAGCGGCGACAGAGGCTTGGCGCACGATCTGACACGGATGTTCCTCAGACCCCTGGTCGGGCAAGGTAGGTGTCGGATTCTCGCCAGCGGCCGCCCGGCCCGTGGCCGATGCTGGACACATGCAGAAAGGGATGCACCTCGATCGGGACCGATGTGTGCGGGCCGTGCAGTCCAAGGACGCGCGGTTCGACGGATGGTTCTTCACGGCCGTAGTGACAACACGCATCTACTGCCGGCCCAGCTGCCCGGTCGTACCGCCCAAGCCGGAGAACATGACGTTCTACCCGAGCGCGGCCGCCTGTCAGCAGGCCGGTTTCCGGGCCTGTAAGCGCTGCCGGCCCGACACCAGCCCCGGTTCCCCGGAGTGGAACCAGCGCGCCGACCTGGTGGCCCGCGCCATGCGGCTGATCGCCGACGGTGTGGTGGACCGCGAGGGTGTGCCCGGACTCGCCACCCGCCTCGGCTACAGCACCCGGCAGGTCGAACGACAGCTGCTCGCCGAGCTGGGCGCCGGCCCCCTCGCGCTCGCCCGTGCCCAGCGCGCCCAGACCGCCCGGATCCTCGTCGAGACGACCCCGCTGCCGATGGCGGAGATCGCGTTCGCGGCGGGCTTCTCCTCGATCCGTACCTTCAACGACACCGTGCGCGAGGTCTTCGCGCTCCCCCCGAGCGAGCTGCGTGCCCGCGCACCGAAGAAGCACGCCGGCAGCGCCCCCGGCGCACTGTCGCTGCGCCTGCCCTTCCGCGCACCGCTCAACCCCGACAACCTCTTCGGTCACCTGGCGGCCACCGCCGTACCGGGCGTCGAGGAGTGGCGGGACGGCGCATACCGGCGCACGCTGCGCCTGCCGTACGGCCATGGAATCGTGGCCCTGACCCCCAAGCCCGACCACATCGCCTGCCGCCTCAACCTCAGCGACCTGCGTGATCTGACCGTCGTCATCAGCCGGTGCCGGCGTCTGCTCGACCTGGACGCCGACCCGGTCGCGGTCGACGACCAGCTGCGCACGGACCCGTTTCTCGCGCCCCTGGTCGACAAGGCGCCGGGCCGGCGCGTGCCGCGCACCGTCGACGAGGCCGAGTTCGCCGTCCGTGCCGTACTCGGCCAGCAGGTCTCCACGGCGGCAGCCCGCACCCACGCGGCCCGACTGGTCACCGCGTACGGCAAACCGGTCGACGACCCGGAGGGCTGCCTGA
Encoded proteins:
- a CDS encoding AlkA N-terminal domain-containing protein, with amino-acid sequence MHLDRDRCVRAVQSKDARFDGWFFTAVVTTRIYCRPSCPVVPPKPENMTFYPSAAACQQAGFRACKRCRPDTSPGSPEWNQRADLVARAMRLIADGVVDREGVPGLATRLGYSTRQVERQLLAELGAGPLALARAQRAQTARILVETTPLPMAEIAFAAGFSSIRTFNDTVREVFALPPSELRARAPKKHAGSAPGALSLRLPFRAPLNPDNLFGHLAATAVPGVEEWRDGAYRRTLRLPYGHGIVALTPKPDHIACRLNLSDLRDLTVVISRCRRLLDLDADPVAVDDQLRTDPFLAPLVDKAPGRRVPRTVDEAEFAVRAVLGQQVSTAAARTHAARLVTAYGKPVDDPEGCLTHLFPAPEALAALDPDQLAMPRTRRTTFTTLVAQLADGNLNLGVESDWAEARARLLSLPGFGPWTVDVIAMRALGDPDAFLPTDLGIRRAAQELGLPSTPAALTARAAAWRPWRAYAVQYLWATDSHPINFLPV